The window CCTAattcgacctccaaatccacCTACCCACCCCCAAGTTCCACCCCCTCCTCCCCACCCACCTCCATCAGATGCAACACCCACCTCGTCCGCTCCACTCATCCCTCAAAACGGCGTCGTTGTGGTTGGTTTCATCGGGAAACGCCATGATGACGTGGCTTATTTGATGAACCGGATTATCGACTTTAATGTGTTTGGCTCGGGGGGTTTAGATAGGCCGGTTTTTGTTGAAAAACCGGAATTTGCTGTTACTGAAGACACGAAGAGTTGGTTTGAGTATAGGAATATAAGCTATTATCATGATGAGGAAAAGGGGATTTTGTACTTGCAATTCTCTTCAACTCGATGCCCTATGATGATGGAAGGCAAAAATATGGagtctaaattgggatttgattcAATTTTGGAAGACCACGAATTTGGTGATCTCCAAGCTATGCTCTTTATGTTCTCTGTAAGTTCTTTTTTTCTGATAAATTATTAATCAGTGCATGAAATTTATGTGGTCAAAGCGTTTTCTTTATTCCTTGTTATCTTAGATTTGTTATTATTGATAAGTGTTTTGGTTGTACATTAGAGAATAGAGATTAATGAAGCTTTTGAAATATGTGTAAGTAGAAAACAGGAATTAGAAACATGGGCACGCATTACTTAAAAAATGAGTTTTGCAATATTGTAAGGGTTCATTGTTATCTTTCTCAAATTAGCTGAGGTCGggtgaataaatcatcaataccaAATTCCAAAGGAGGCAAAAACCCTAGATGATTTCTTCCCATGTATCCAAACCTTAGTTGACAAAGTTACCTGGTACCTATTGTTGGTGGGATATAGcaggtatcccgtggaattagtcgagttgcgcgcaagctggcccggacaccacggttatcaaaataaaaaatcatcaaTACCTATTCCATTACATATGGACCTGTTTCATTCATTTGGAAAAGAGGAAGCGATTAAAAAAGTAGGCACAAGATGAGGTTGTTTGTTCATTGCAGGAAGCGTTTAAGCACATATTTTTTTGATGTAGCTACTGGAAAAGTAGAGGTATTTGATTGATGTAGTTTAGGTTAGTCGTAGATGTTTATTTCATTAAACCAATTCAGTTATCTGATTTTTACTTGTTTTAGTTTACTCAGGAAAGCTTGCTTCTTGTTATTGGGCAAAATTTTGGTTTCGCAGTTGTATAGAAAAAGTATGTGTAGAAGAGTTTTGTATCATTTCCAACGAATCTTTTCTTTCTCATGCATCAATGAGCATGTACTGATTGTTGCTTAGTGTTCAGTTTGAGTTGCCATCTTCTTTACTGAAGGGTGAGAATTGAGTTTGAGACTTACAGTCCAGTTCTTCTTCTTACCATGTGCCTAAAGGTCTTTTCCAGATTTTGTTTATTAGTAGTGCTAatcatattcttatgtgtcaagGAAGGGATCTACTAGTAAAGATCCTCCACCTCCAACCTTAGGGCTGGGGATTTTAGTCAGGTAGCAAAGTGGGAGGGAGGGTCACTGTTGGGCTCCTGGGTAGGGGCTTGGGAGGTGGAGTGAACCATATAAGCTTCTGTTTCATATTTCATACTTGACCTTGTTAATCATAGAGTGCTACTCAACCATGCTTAGCTATGCAGGTTTGTCATGTTGTTGTTTTTATTCAAGAAGGGTCACGCTTTGACACCCAGATGCTGAAGAAATTTCGCATCTTGCAAGCAGCTAAACAAGCATTGACTCCATTTGTGAAGTCACGATCTCTGTCACCCTCTGGATCTGGCTCACCTTTTGCATCTCCATCACGTAGAGGTGCATCTGGAAGATCATCTAACAATCCTTCTCCTATCAAAAGCCGTGGCATTTTCAACCGAAATAATTCAGCAATTACTCTGATGTCAGGTTTAGGTTCATATACCTCTTTATTACCCGGGTTATGTACTCCAGTTAcactttttgcttttcttgaCGATTTTGCTGATGATTATCCTAGTTCTAGTTTTGAGGAGCCAGCTGATATTTCCTCAGCGAATCAATCATCTAGTGCTGGTACCTCGGCTCGGCCAAGCTTGGCTCCAAAAGGTTCTGGTTCTGTGGTTGTGCTTGCACGTCCTGTGAGTAAATCTGAAGGTGGGTTCAGGAAGAAATTGCAGTCTTCTCTGGAGGCACAGATTCGTTTCTCCATTAAAAAATGCCGGACACTGTCTGGTTCTGAAACTGGTCATACGGGTTCAAGAAGTGGGGGTGTGTCAAATTCTGCACCTCTGTTTTCCTTTGATGCATCAAAGGCTGTTGCACTTTTAGATATAACATCTAATAAGAGAGGTGAATCCCTTGAATTTGCCACCGGCCTTGTGGAAGATGTTCTGAACGGGAAAGCAACCTCAAATTCTCTTCTGCTTGAAAGTCATAGCCAGAGTGCAAATAGAGAAGACATACTTTCCGTCAAGGAGTTCATCTGCAGGCAGGCTGATATAGTAAGAGGAAGAGGGGGTGTGGTTTCCAGTACCAACAGTGGTCCAGCTTCTGGTGTTGGCATGGTTGCTGTTGctgcagcagcagcagcagctgcTTCTGCTGCTTCCGGAAAGACATTTACTTCTCCTGAACTTCCACATTTAGAGAAATGGTTATCTTCTAGTCAGCTTATTCTGCAAGCAATCCTTTCAGCAAAACATGCCATTGTGGATGGGACTGAAATTAGTAAGAGAAAGCTGCGACAAAGAAATTCCGTTTCACCACCTGTTGAAGGAAATGCCTCAAAAATTTCAGATCCACTTGAGATTGCAATGTCTTATTTGGAGAGTGGTAGAGGGGTAAATACTAGGTTTTCTACTTTATGGTGCCAAAAGGCCCTTCCAGTAGCTAAGGCGACTTATCTAAATGAGTTGCCTCCGTGCTACCCAACTTCTCAACATAAGGCTCATTTGGAGAGGGCTCTGCATGCCTTCAATTCAATGGTAAAGGGACCTGCTGTACGGTTTTACTTGCAGAAACTGGAAGATGAGTGCACATCCATCTGGACTTCTGGCAGGCAACTATGTGATGCTGTTAGTCTCACGGGAAAACCATGCATGCACCAAAGGCATGATGTAGAAACTGCTGGTTTATGTTCAAGTGATGACATTAAGCCACATTCCAGTGGGCACGTCTTCCTCCATGCATGTGCATGTGGTCGTTCAAGACTCCTGCGACCagatccttttgattttgaaacaGCTAATGTTACTTTCAATCATTCGATGGATTGCGACAAGCTTCTTCCCACAATTCAGTTACCCCCAGGAAGTGATACAGGTGGGCCCATTCAGCCCCTGTCTTGGAGTTTAATTCGAGTTGGGAATGCAAGATACTACCAGCCATCTAAAGGTTTGATACAGAGTGGCTTCAGTTCTACCCAAAAGTTTCTTCTAAGGTGGACCATCCTTCTTGAGAAGCCAAAACGTGAAAATGGGCTACTATCAAGCAATTCACAGCAAGCAAATATGAATACGTTTAATAGCAATGCCAGGGATGGGCCTAACAAAGATGCAGGCATAGAGAATGCTGGTGCTTTGAGTGTACAAAATGGATATCAAATCCAAAAGAAGTCCTCTGCAGGAAATGTCAAAACGGatgataaagtaaataattttgGTAAAGGAGTTTCCAACTTTAATATGAGAAAAGCTTTTTCTGAGGTGGTAGCTGGTTCGACTGCTGCAAATTCAGGATTTCCTCCCctacaatcaaataaacaaattATGTCAAATCCAGATAGGAGTATTAAGCAAAAAAGTGCGAGAGATGGGGAAAGAGAGAAGGTTAATGAGATTAGTGATGAACCAGTATCGGAAAAAGTTGCTGTAATTCCTGATATTCATGAAGTTAAGAATGATAGTATTACTGTTTCTAACGATGTCACTAAAGGTAATCAAATTTTCCAGATAGGTACACATTTGGATTCAATGAAGATCAATAGAATTGAGAAGATCAGACCAATTACCTCTTCTAAGCACGCAACAGTTTACATTGGATTTGAGCATGAGTGCCCCCGTGGGCACCGCTTTATATTAACTGCGGACCATCTCAACAAACTTGGTTCTCCTTATGTGTTGCCTGTAGAATCTGCCGTCTCTTCATCTTTGGAAAATATCGATCATAAGGGGGTAGGTCCCTCTAGAGGGGGTAAGAATGGTGGCCATGGCAAAGGCCGCCGACTGGCAAATGAAATCGTTCCTACTTCCTCTAGGAAGGTTCGGAATCTGGAAAAGTCAAATGAGGGGTTAGATGACGGAAATTCAAATATAGAAGGGCCAGCTCAACTTTCCAGGCATCCAGTACATGCTGCATCAGGGGAAGATCTTGCAACTGGTCTTCAATCTCTAAATCTCGATGACTCTGGCTATGCTACCTCCTTGTTAGATAGAAGTTTGCCCATATACATGAACTGCCCACATTGTATGGATTTGAAGAGTAAGAATGATCAAGCAGATGTGAGATTTGCAGGAACCATTTCACAGCTCCAGAGGATCTTTCTGGTGGGAgtcttacttctgatattggttATTTTCCTCAATTTTCCTGAATCTTTATGGCCTCCTAAAGAAGAATCCCtctttatgtgattttatttcaaGTGCTTATCTGATTCATTGTTTCTACTAATCAAATGAACAGGCTTAGGTGATATTGTTTCATGTTTTTTTGTGTCTAAACCAATTATGAGTGGATTCTCCGTTAAGACACCTCACAATGTAAACATATACTTTCAGATGTCAGCTAATACGAATTGATCTCCTTTGTTGTGTCTCCATGTTCAAACCAACTTAAATGTAACAAAAAGTTTTCCTAACCTTTGTTTATTGCAGAGCTTGGTAAAAAAGAGCAATGATGCTACCAGTTCATTATAAAACTCAGAATCATAGAATTCAACTGCCAAGTAGTAAGATCGTGCAGGAGCACGAGAGAAGCAAAACTATTGAACCTCTCTATCAAAGTTATTCTGAAAAATTCTTATGCACACGAAT is drawn from Nicotiana tabacum cultivar K326 chromosome 22, ASM71507v2, whole genome shotgun sequence and contains these coding sequences:
- the LOC107775706 gene encoding uncharacterized protein LOC107775706 isoform X1, whose translation is MDSSKLSNPQSMRVLIRPPNPPTHPQVPPPPPHPPPSDATPTSSAPLIPQNGVVVVGFIGKRHDDVAYLMNRIIDFNVFGSGGLDRPVFVEKPEFAVTEDTKSWFEYRNISYYHDEEKGILYLQFSSTRCPMMMEGKNMESKLGFDSILEDHEFGDLQAMLFMFSVCHVVVFIQEGSRFDTQMLKKFRILQAAKQALTPFVKSRSLSPSGSGSPFASPSRRGASGRSSNNPSPIKSRGIFNRNNSAITLMSGLGSYTSLLPGLCTPVTLFAFLDDFADDYPSSSFEEPADISSANQSSSAGTSARPSLAPKGSGSVVVLARPVSKSEGGFRKKLQSSLEAQIRFSIKKCRTLSGSETGHTGSRSGGVSNSAPLFSFDASKAVALLDITSNKRGESLEFATGLVEDVLNGKATSNSLLLESHSQSANREDILSVKEFICRQADIVRGRGGVVSSTNSGPASGVGMVAVAAAAAAAASAASGKTFTSPELPHLEKWLSSSQLILQAILSAKHAIVDGTEISKRKLRQRNSVSPPVEGNASKISDPLEIAMSYLESGRGVNTRFSTLWCQKALPVAKATYLNELPPCYPTSQHKAHLERALHAFNSMVKGPAVRFYLQKLEDECTSIWTSGRQLCDAVSLTGKPCMHQRHDVETAGLCSSDDIKPHSSGHVFLHACACGRSRLLRPDPFDFETANVTFNHSMDCDKLLPTIQLPPGSDTGGPIQPLSWSLIRVGNARYYQPSKGLIQSGFSSTQKFLLRWTILLEKPKRENGLLSSNSQQANMNTFNSNARDGPNKDAGIENAGALSVQNGYQIQKKSSAGNVKTDDKVNNFGKGVSNFNMRKAFSEVVAGSTAANSGFPPLQSNKQIMSNPDRSIKQKSARDGEREKVNEISDEPVSEKVAVIPDIHEVKNDSITVSNDVTKGNQIFQIGTHLDSMKINRIEKIRPITSSKHATVYIGFEHECPRGHRFILTADHLNKLGSPYVLPVESAVSSSLENIDHKGVGPSRGGKNGGHGKGRRLANEIVPTSSRKVRNLEKSNEGLDDGNSNIEGPAQLSRHPVHAASGEDLATGLQSLNLDDSGYATSLLDRSLPIYMNCPHCMDLKSKNDQADVRFAGTISQLQRIFLVTPHFPVILAANPVIQFEESCLPPSMPDRKKKLQFCLGCRVILPPESFLSLRLPFVYGVQLENGNLHPLMPFEQQPQLTAWITKGTTLQLVSKDSNHEELFT
- the LOC107775706 gene encoding uncharacterized protein LOC107775706 isoform X2, with translation MQVCHVVVFIQEGSRFDTQMLKKFRILQAAKQALTPFVKSRSLSPSGSGSPFASPSRRGASGRSSNNPSPIKSRGIFNRNNSAITLMSGLGSYTSLLPGLCTPVTLFAFLDDFADDYPSSSFEEPADISSANQSSSAGTSARPSLAPKGSGSVVVLARPVSKSEGGFRKKLQSSLEAQIRFSIKKCRTLSGSETGHTGSRSGGVSNSAPLFSFDASKAVALLDITSNKRGESLEFATGLVEDVLNGKATSNSLLLESHSQSANREDILSVKEFICRQADIVRGRGGVVSSTNSGPASGVGMVAVAAAAAAAASAASGKTFTSPELPHLEKWLSSSQLILQAILSAKHAIVDGTEISKRKLRQRNSVSPPVEGNASKISDPLEIAMSYLESGRGVNTRFSTLWCQKALPVAKATYLNELPPCYPTSQHKAHLERALHAFNSMVKGPAVRFYLQKLEDECTSIWTSGRQLCDAVSLTGKPCMHQRHDVETAGLCSSDDIKPHSSGHVFLHACACGRSRLLRPDPFDFETANVTFNHSMDCDKLLPTIQLPPGSDTGGPIQPLSWSLIRVGNARYYQPSKGLIQSGFSSTQKFLLRWTILLEKPKRENGLLSSNSQQANMNTFNSNARDGPNKDAGIENAGALSVQNGYQIQKKSSAGNVKTDDKVNNFGKGVSNFNMRKAFSEVVAGSTAANSGFPPLQSNKQIMSNPDRSIKQKSARDGEREKVNEISDEPVSEKVAVIPDIHEVKNDSITVSNDVTKGNQIFQIGTHLDSMKINRIEKIRPITSSKHATVYIGFEHECPRGHRFILTADHLNKLGSPYVLPVESAVSSSLENIDHKGVGPSRGGKNGGHGKGRRLANEIVPTSSRKVRNLEKSNEGLDDGNSNIEGPAQLSRHPVHAASGEDLATGLQSLNLDDSGYATSLLDRSLPIYMNCPHCMDLKSKNDQADVRFAGTISQLQRIFLVTPHFPVILAANPVIQFEESCLPPSMPDRKKKLQFCLGCRVILPPESFLSLRLPFVYGVQLENGNLHPLMPFEQQPQLTAWITKGTTLQLVSKDSNHEELFT